From a single Pseudalkalibacillus hwajinpoensis genomic region:
- a CDS encoding GNAT family N-acetyltransferase has protein sequence MVSGLQVFPILESKRLRLTGFEQDDTESLFSIFSDPLVTYYDGGKVMKTSKQALHYINAYKDPSSIATTNTIRWAVRLKETEEMIGTAGFQNWDRTSAKAEIGAILSRDFWSGGYGLEAGEAVIEFGFSKMKLHKIYAQTIKDNKAAVKRLEQLGFNQEGCFRQHVYLRREYHDVLVYSLF, from the coding sequence ATGGTGAGTGGGTTGCAGGTATTTCCGATACTAGAATCAAAACGGCTACGACTTACAGGATTCGAGCAAGATGACACTGAATCACTCTTTTCTATTTTTTCTGACCCACTTGTTACCTATTATGATGGTGGGAAAGTAATGAAAACATCGAAGCAGGCACTGCATTACATCAATGCCTATAAAGATCCTTCATCTATTGCCACTACAAATACAATACGCTGGGCTGTTCGATTAAAAGAAACGGAGGAAATGATCGGTACGGCTGGGTTTCAAAATTGGGACCGTACGTCTGCAAAAGCTGAAATCGGGGCTATTCTTTCAAGAGATTTCTGGAGTGGTGGATATGGACTTGAAGCTGGGGAAGCGGTTATTGAATTTGGGTTTAGTAAGATGAAGCTTCATAAAATTTATGCTCAAACAATTAAGGATAACAAAGCAGCCGTTAAGCGGCTGGAACAGCTTGGATTCAATCAAGAAGGCTGCTTCCGTCAGCACGTTTATCTACGTAGAGAGTACCATGATGTTCTTGTTTATTCGCTTTTTTAG
- a CDS encoding protein-glutamine gamma-glutamyltransferase gives MIIIGGDVKDRDEFDNTFSQNPVEQKIVDLMYSSIASYSFRTRDALTFEVHFRSAIIDSSRELYYSGVQFADFYRSRCNPMFWQLLPDGAFQLKRGVPASEAILDIYQNGRLYAFECATAMIIILYRAALKMLPSQQFNHLFDNMRLWGWKYDQDLQIVHNVPPDYLPGDIRYVKNPDVNPLTPEWQGENIVDLGDGTFFGHGLGFRPLEGMIAALALRRRPGGTRMPYLMLPATRPGFSYLYQFSSFRREDSRQVILFDQDLNKSTITSEEYEPQQDEIIKQFITIRFSDC, from the coding sequence ATGATTATAATAGGAGGTGACGTGAAAGATCGGGATGAATTTGATAATACATTTTCTCAAAATCCAGTCGAACAAAAGATTGTTGATTTAATGTATTCCAGTATAGCTTCATATTCCTTCCGCACTAGAGATGCATTAACATTCGAAGTCCATTTTCGATCTGCAATTATCGATAGCTCACGGGAGCTTTATTATAGTGGAGTTCAATTCGCCGATTTCTATCGATCGAGATGCAACCCAATGTTCTGGCAGCTTTTACCCGATGGTGCCTTTCAGCTTAAACGAGGTGTCCCTGCTTCAGAAGCCATTCTGGACATCTATCAAAATGGTCGGTTATATGCATTTGAATGCGCCACAGCAATGATAATTATTTTATACCGTGCAGCACTCAAAATGCTGCCATCTCAACAGTTTAATCATCTTTTTGACAATATGCGTCTTTGGGGTTGGAAATATGATCAGGATTTGCAAATTGTCCACAATGTACCTCCTGATTATCTTCCAGGTGACATTAGATATGTGAAAAACCCTGACGTGAATCCACTTACCCCCGAGTGGCAGGGTGAGAACATCGTCGATCTAGGAGACGGGACTTTCTTTGGTCATGGGCTCGGTTTCCGTCCACTTGAAGGAATGATTGCAGCACTGGCGTTGCGAAGGCGACCTGGCGGTACTCGTATGCCCTATTTAATGCTTCCAGCAACCAGACCTGGCTTTTCATATTTGTACCAATTCTCCTCTTTTCGAAGAGAAGATAGCAGACAGGTCATTCTATTTGATCAAGATCTGAACAAATCGACGATTACTTCTGAAGAATATGAACCACAGCAAGATGAGATTATAAAACAATTCATTACAATTCGCTTCTCAGATTGTTAA